One Natrinema longum genomic window carries:
- a CDS encoding Lrp/AsnC family transcriptional regulator, producing the protein MSTLSGNWREAIDDVDAALIDGYQSGFPVAERPFRRLATDLEIDESAAVDRVRALREAGIVRRFGAVLNPPVIGSSTLAAVQAPADRFDEVAGIINDYRQVNHNYARDHEWNMWFVVTAGSQTARDEILADIEDRTGCDVLNLPMLTDYYIDLEFPVVNGDRFARESLEERTDSSATRISEAATGDLSALEAELLLEIQDGFPLSTTPYRDIADELGYAVADVLAAVERLLETGCIKRIGCVINHVVTGFDANCMVVWDVPDDELDARGERAGGLPYVTLCYHRPRRPDQDWPYNLFTMIHGRDPEAVDAKIDELATDYLPVDHERLYSTETLKQTGARYDDLVGP; encoded by the coding sequence ATGAGTACCCTGTCGGGGAACTGGCGTGAGGCCATCGACGACGTGGACGCGGCGCTGATCGACGGCTATCAGAGCGGCTTCCCGGTCGCGGAGCGTCCGTTCCGGCGTCTCGCGACCGACCTCGAGATCGACGAATCGGCTGCGGTCGACCGGGTCCGCGCGCTCCGGGAAGCGGGGATCGTCCGCCGGTTCGGTGCCGTTCTCAATCCGCCCGTCATCGGCTCGTCGACGCTCGCCGCGGTTCAGGCACCGGCGGATCGATTCGACGAGGTCGCGGGGATCATCAACGACTACCGGCAGGTCAACCACAACTACGCCCGCGACCACGAGTGGAACATGTGGTTCGTCGTCACCGCCGGCTCGCAGACGGCTCGCGACGAGATCCTCGCCGATATCGAAGACCGCACGGGCTGTGACGTGCTGAACCTGCCGATGCTGACCGATTACTACATCGATCTCGAGTTTCCCGTCGTCAACGGCGATCGGTTCGCACGCGAATCCCTCGAGGAGCGAACGGACTCCTCGGCGACCCGGATCAGCGAGGCGGCGACGGGGGATCTCTCGGCGCTCGAGGCCGAACTGCTCCTCGAGATCCAGGACGGGTTCCCGCTGTCGACCACGCCCTACCGGGATATCGCCGACGAACTCGGCTACGCCGTCGCGGACGTGCTCGCGGCCGTCGAACGCCTGCTCGAGACGGGTTGTATCAAGCGGATCGGCTGCGTGATCAACCACGTCGTGACCGGCTTCGACGCCAACTGCATGGTCGTCTGGGACGTCCCCGACGACGAACTCGACGCGCGGGGTGAGCGGGCCGGTGGGCTGCCCTACGTCACGCTGTGTTACCACCGGCCCCGCCGGCCCGATCAGGACTGGCCGTACAACCTGTTCACGATGATCCACGGGCGCGACCCCGAGGCCGTCGACGCAAAGATCGACGAACTCGCCACCGACTACCTCCCCGTCGACCACGAGCGGCTCTATTCGACGGAAACGCTGAAGCAGACCGGCGCGCGCTACGACGATCTGGTCGGGCCGTAG
- a CDS encoding anthranilate phosphoribosyltransferase has protein sequence MAQATQEFGEWPLKRLMTEVVGSGPKSADDMSREQAREAFQRILAGEPDETTLGAFWLANRWKRNNPEELAAYTDVMREESVVTAEPDADPVDCGANYDGKDTSAILGVGAGVVAAAAGTPVVVHSGDYVPSQNATAYKHVLEELGVRTELEPTESADMVDETGFGFYYQPAFNPGIDDLFDRRDEMGVRTFVNTIETVANPANADVHLGSFYHLAFAKKLTDLIKESDRLDYTRAIFFQGMEGYDDIRPGYTKVAEWDQVGDDGDESFEDYEIETAEYGMDMERDDLAVDDMAADSASITEAVLGGEREDHFADAIALNGAFRMYARQDVDSLAEGLEQAREVIADGSAQAVLEELRAF, from the coding sequence ATGGCGCAGGCAACACAGGAATTCGGCGAATGGCCGTTGAAACGCCTGATGACGGAGGTCGTCGGGTCGGGTCCCAAATCCGCCGACGACATGAGTCGCGAGCAGGCACGCGAGGCCTTCCAGCGGATTCTCGCCGGTGAGCCCGACGAGACGACCCTCGGCGCGTTCTGGTTGGCCAACCGCTGGAAGCGGAACAACCCCGAGGAGCTAGCGGCCTACACCGACGTCATGCGCGAGGAGTCGGTCGTCACCGCCGAGCCCGACGCCGATCCGGTCGACTGCGGCGCGAACTACGACGGCAAGGATACGTCCGCGATTCTCGGCGTCGGTGCCGGCGTCGTCGCCGCCGCCGCGGGCACGCCGGTCGTCGTCCACTCCGGCGACTACGTTCCCTCCCAGAACGCGACGGCGTACAAACACGTCCTCGAGGAACTCGGCGTTCGCACCGAACTCGAGCCGACCGAAAGCGCCGACATGGTCGACGAGACCGGTTTTGGCTTCTACTACCAGCCCGCGTTCAACCCCGGGATCGACGACCTCTTCGACCGCCGCGACGAGATGGGTGTCCGGACGTTCGTCAACACGATCGAGACGGTGGCCAACCCGGCGAACGCCGATGTCCACCTGGGCTCGTTCTACCACCTCGCGTTCGCGAAGAAGCTGACCGACTTGATCAAGGAAAGCGATCGCCTCGACTACACGCGAGCCATCTTCTTCCAGGGAATGGAAGGCTACGACGACATCCGCCCCGGCTACACCAAGGTCGCGGAGTGGGATCAGGTCGGCGACGACGGCGACGAATCCTTCGAGGACTACGAGATCGAGACCGCCGAATACGGGATGGACATGGAGCGAGACGACCTCGCCGTCGACGACATGGCGGCCGACTCCGCGTCGATCACCGAAGCGGTGCTCGGCGGCGAGCGCGAGGACCACTTCGCCGACGCGATCGCCCTCAACGGCGCGTTCCGGATGTACGCCCGACAGGACGTCGACAGCCTGGCGGAGGGCCTCGAGCAGGCCCGCGAGGTCATCGCCGACGGCAGCGCACAGGCCGTCCTCGAGGAGTTGCGGGCATTCTAA
- a CDS encoding IS1595 family transposase produces the protein MIPLDVFGSESVAADLLQQVRWRDGVTCPRCRSDRTVRNGSYREFQRYLCKDCDRTFNDKTGTIFAHSKVVLRRWLFSIYAFLRFNTSLRQLQCEIEVTHKTMHRRIERFARALDAPSLDLVGPVEIDEVYVSAGKKGRERDQESRSRGLSTRGRGSYDGDKPPVFILADRGTGQRYVIPAKAANESTIRLLLADRQEESLTVYTDGFRAYEPLEADDAFTREYVVHGDGEYADEEVHVNTCESHASLTRRWLSPHRGISKDKLTQYLRAFQLRRELYRKPGRDALKHAIRATL, from the coding sequence ATGATTCCACTCGATGTGTTTGGGTCGGAATCGGTCGCAGCGGACCTGTTGCAGCAGGTTCGCTGGCGTGACGGTGTTACCTGTCCCCGCTGCCGTTCTGACCGAACGGTCAGAAACGGCAGCTACAGAGAGTTCCAACGGTATCTCTGTAAGGATTGCGACCGCACGTTCAACGACAAGACGGGCACGATTTTCGCTCACTCGAAGGTTGTACTCCGCCGGTGGCTGTTCTCGATCTACGCGTTTCTCCGGTTTAACACGAGTCTCCGACAACTCCAGTGCGAAATCGAGGTCACACACAAAACGATGCACCGGCGCATCGAGCGCTTCGCCAGAGCGCTCGATGCGCCTTCTCTCGATCTTGTCGGCCCGGTCGAAATCGATGAAGTGTACGTTTCTGCCGGGAAGAAAGGCCGCGAGCGCGACCAGGAGTCGCGCTCGCGTGGCCTGTCCACGCGTGGGCGAGGTTCATACGACGGCGACAAGCCACCCGTGTTCATTCTCGCTGATCGCGGCACAGGACAGCGGTACGTAATCCCAGCGAAAGCCGCCAACGAGTCGACGATTCGACTCCTCTTGGCAGACCGCCAAGAGGAGTCGTTGACTGTCTATACTGACGGCTTTCGAGCGTACGAGCCACTCGAAGCGGACGACGCATTCACCCGTGAATACGTCGTCCACGGTGACGGTGAATACGCCGACGAAGAGGTCCACGTCAATACCTGCGAGAGCCACGCGTCGCTGACGCGACGGTGGCTCTCGCCGCATCGAGGTATCTCGAAAGATAAGCTGACACAGTATCTCAGAGCGTTCCAGCTTCGCCGAGAACTATATCGAAAACCGGGACGAGACGCACTCAAACACGCTATTCGAGCAACACTCTGA
- a CDS encoding enoyl-CoA hydratase/isomerase family protein, translated as MDESLDTVLVEFDDERGVGTLTMNRPDALNALNGQLRDDIIAGLEALEARNEDDEGVALRAVVLEGAGEKAFCAGADIGGFSDESAGGSSTRSHYDVIRDFPAPVIAKIDGYCLGGGLETALACDFRLASEGSTFGFPEVNLGILPGAGGVQYVSKLASPAVAKELAMTGEHISAARADEEGIVNHVYPDDEFEDEVDAFVTDLAGQAPLAIQGIKKSADMAVHSGLEEGLEYDYQLFKRLLETEDHAEGAAAFAEDREPEFEGK; from the coding sequence ATGGACGAATCACTGGACACCGTCCTGGTTGAGTTCGACGACGAACGCGGTGTCGGAACCCTCACGATGAACCGGCCGGACGCGCTGAACGCGCTGAACGGCCAGCTCAGGGACGACATTATCGCGGGACTCGAGGCCCTCGAGGCGCGAAACGAGGACGACGAGGGCGTCGCCTTGCGAGCAGTGGTGCTCGAGGGGGCCGGCGAGAAAGCCTTCTGTGCAGGGGCCGACATCGGCGGCTTCTCCGACGAGTCAGCGGGCGGCTCCTCGACCCGCTCCCACTACGACGTCATCCGGGACTTCCCCGCGCCCGTGATCGCGAAGATCGACGGCTACTGTCTGGGCGGTGGCCTCGAGACCGCGCTTGCCTGTGACTTCCGACTGGCGAGCGAGGGGTCCACCTTTGGCTTCCCCGAAGTCAACCTCGGGATCCTCCCCGGTGCCGGCGGCGTGCAGTACGTCAGCAAACTGGCCAGCCCCGCCGTCGCGAAGGAGCTCGCGATGACCGGCGAGCACATCTCCGCGGCGCGGGCGGACGAGGAGGGCATCGTCAACCACGTCTATCCCGACGACGAGTTCGAAGACGAGGTGGACGCGTTCGTCACCGACCTCGCCGGGCAGGCCCCGCTGGCGATTCAGGGGATCAAGAAGTCCGCCGATATGGCGGTTCACTCCGGCCTCGAGGAGGGACTGGAGTACGACTACCAGCTCTTCAAGCGACTCCTCGAGACCGAGGACCACGCGGAGGGCGCGGCGGCGTTCGCCGAGGACCGCGAGCCCGAATTCGAAGGGAAGTAG
- a CDS encoding 3-hydroxyacyl-CoA dehydrogenase family protein yields the protein MARKRAAVVGGGIMGAGIAQVLARNGYEVAIREINEELAGEARERVVSGNYGLDDAVEGGYLSEDEKADVLERLSFTTDLDEATNGTDFVIEAVTEDLAIKGQVFRELDEVTDDQPLYSNTSGFSVTSIANGVSDPSRVAVTHFFNPVPVMSMVEIVQAPQTDAAVVERAEDLVDELGKTSVTIDDAPGTYGFLANRCHAAMREEAQKIVDEGIATEEQVDKALEEGYNLPVGPFSLRGIGEEWD from the coding sequence ATGGCACGAAAGCGTGCTGCCGTCGTCGGCGGCGGCATCATGGGCGCCGGTATCGCACAGGTACTCGCACGGAACGGCTACGAGGTTGCGATCCGCGAGATAAACGAGGAACTGGCCGGGGAGGCCCGTGAACGGGTCGTCTCGGGCAACTACGGCCTCGACGACGCCGTCGAGGGCGGCTACCTCTCCGAGGACGAGAAAGCCGACGTTCTCGAGCGACTGTCGTTCACGACGGACCTCGACGAGGCGACGAACGGCACGGATTTCGTCATCGAGGCGGTCACGGAGGACCTCGCGATCAAGGGGCAGGTCTTCCGCGAGCTGGACGAGGTGACCGACGACCAGCCGCTGTATTCGAATACGAGCGGGTTTTCCGTGACGTCGATCGCGAACGGCGTCTCCGATCCCTCGCGGGTCGCGGTCACACACTTCTTCAACCCGGTGCCGGTCATGTCGATGGTCGAGATCGTCCAGGCTCCCCAGACCGACGCGGCCGTCGTCGAGCGGGCCGAGGACCTCGTCGACGAACTCGGAAAGACGAGCGTCACCATCGACGACGCGCCCGGCACCTACGGCTTCCTCGCCAACCGCTGCCACGCGGCGATGCGCGAGGAGGCCCAGAAGATCGTCGACGAAGGGATCGCGACCGAAGAGCAGGTCGACAAAGCGCTCGAGGAGGGGTACAACCTCCCCGTCGGCCCGTTCTCGCTGCGCGGCATCGGCGAAGAGTGGGACTGA
- a CDS encoding APC family permease: MSGGSDGASERLPSSIGIVGVLALLVGNAISVPIFVLPGPLAGSAGPAVVLAIALAAIPAGFVVLYNAVLGSAMPVAGGLYVYISRLTAPYWGFLVPFTIPLVAWASLLITATGFAEYTRIFFDLPSMVLVYVLLGFVLFVNLIGLRVVAQVQIVCFVGLLLALLTFILPGASAVETANYAPFFPDYGAFALAVVALFYPFLGFGLLVELGEEIENPGRTIPLVLGLGIGIVALFYVALIAVLVGVVPYTQLGNEADLALAASRFLPWWGEYVVAAGAIFAVVTTVNTTLLVFSRTLMRASRDGVLPASLSRIHPRFDTPHYAVAVLGVPPFLLVPLADEIVGLSAFIGLASLTAYFFCAIGLWNLPREFPDHYATAPFRLRRYRGLLAAVLGGAIVTGAFWLVTLSQRPVVGVVLIGWFAVAYGYYRYRLRKIDRIELYRTMTTLAVHERVGDDTGERDD; encoded by the coding sequence ATGAGCGGGGGCAGTGACGGTGCGTCCGAGCGGCTTCCCTCGAGTATCGGCATCGTCGGCGTCCTGGCGTTACTGGTCGGGAACGCGATTTCGGTCCCGATATTCGTCCTGCCGGGACCGCTGGCGGGGAGTGCGGGACCGGCGGTCGTCCTGGCGATCGCCCTCGCAGCGATCCCGGCGGGGTTCGTCGTGTTGTACAACGCCGTGTTGGGCTCGGCGATGCCGGTCGCCGGCGGCCTGTACGTCTACATCTCTCGGCTCACGGCACCCTACTGGGGATTCCTGGTGCCGTTCACGATCCCCCTCGTCGCGTGGGCGTCGCTGCTGATCACGGCGACCGGCTTCGCCGAATACACCCGCATCTTCTTCGACCTCCCGTCGATGGTGCTCGTCTACGTCTTGCTCGGGTTCGTCCTGTTCGTCAACCTGATCGGACTCAGGGTCGTCGCGCAGGTGCAGATCGTCTGCTTCGTCGGCCTCCTACTCGCCCTCCTGACGTTCATCCTCCCCGGCGCGAGTGCGGTCGAGACCGCCAATTACGCGCCGTTCTTTCCGGACTACGGGGCCTTCGCTCTTGCCGTCGTTGCGCTGTTCTACCCGTTCCTCGGGTTCGGGTTACTGGTCGAACTCGGCGAGGAAATCGAGAACCCCGGACGGACGATCCCGCTCGTTTTGGGGCTCGGTATCGGCATCGTCGCGCTGTTCTACGTCGCGCTCATCGCCGTCCTCGTCGGCGTCGTCCCGTACACGCAGTTGGGCAACGAAGCAGATCTCGCACTCGCCGCCTCGCGATTCCTCCCGTGGTGGGGCGAGTACGTCGTCGCCGCGGGCGCGATCTTCGCGGTCGTCACCACGGTGAACACGACGCTGCTCGTCTTCTCCCGAACGCTCATGCGCGCGAGTCGCGACGGCGTGCTCCCGGCGTCGCTGTCCCGGATTCACCCGCGCTTCGACACGCCACACTACGCCGTCGCCGTCCTCGGCGTGCCGCCGTTCCTGCTCGTTCCCCTCGCCGACGAGATCGTCGGTCTCTCCGCGTTCATCGGACTGGCCAGTCTCACCGCCTACTTCTTCTGTGCGATCGGCCTCTGGAACCTGCCCCGCGAGTTCCCCGACCACTACGCCACCGCGCCGTTTCGACTCCGGCGCTACCGCGGGCTCTTGGCTGCGGTGCTCGGCGGCGCGATCGTCACCGGCGCGTTCTGGCTCGTCACGCTCTCCCAGCGACCCGTCGTCGGCGTCGTCCTCATCGGCTGGTTCGCCGTCGCGTACGGCTACTATCGATACCGACTCCGGAAAATCGATCGGATCGAGCTCTATCGGACGATGACCACCCTCGCCGTCCACGAGCGAGTCGGCGACGACACCGGCGAGCGCGACGACTGA
- a CDS encoding ribonucleoside-diphosphate reductase, which translates to MATEYTPTEMMDRDSRSNRYYRNAVERHWDPGEIDLEQDVENLLTYIDGAEAYDQESWYGTLNGIAKFGAGEDAVTEDLAPLGAVLDTIDDQLFLTTQMYEEAKHADFFDRYWREVVWTVEDKLGWERSDPRHERWFNEPYIELFDRNRKAQFRLLEDDTPENRAKAYCHYHLTVEGILAQTGYYGMQTSYGGEFEDLPHLPGLVQGFTKIRSDEGRHVGFGMNQLKKLIAEGVDPELIQDTVDELVPLVQGITEDDRFQPDDPEERPGLEDGKLAAYAVEKHTDRMQQITDAAAEIPDVDELVALEGDD; encoded by the coding sequence ATGGCAACGGAGTACACGCCAACGGAGATGATGGATCGGGACTCGAGGTCGAACCGATACTATCGCAACGCGGTCGAGCGCCACTGGGATCCCGGCGAGATCGACCTCGAGCAGGACGTCGAGAACCTGCTGACCTACATCGACGGGGCCGAAGCGTACGATCAGGAGTCCTGGTACGGAACGCTCAACGGCATCGCCAAGTTCGGCGCGGGCGAGGACGCGGTCACCGAGGACCTCGCACCGCTGGGAGCGGTGCTCGATACCATCGACGATCAGCTGTTCCTGACGACCCAGATGTACGAGGAGGCCAAACACGCGGACTTCTTCGACCGCTACTGGCGGGAGGTCGTCTGGACGGTCGAGGACAAACTGGGCTGGGAGCGGTCAGATCCGCGCCACGAGCGGTGGTTCAACGAGCCCTACATCGAACTGTTCGACCGCAACCGGAAAGCGCAGTTCCGACTGCTCGAGGACGATACCCCCGAAAACCGGGCGAAGGCGTACTGTCACTACCACCTCACGGTCGAGGGCATTCTGGCCCAGACGGGCTACTACGGGATGCAGACCTCCTACGGCGGCGAGTTCGAGGACCTGCCACATCTGCCGGGGCTCGTCCAGGGCTTCACGAAGATCCGCAGCGACGAGGGCCGCCACGTCGGCTTCGGGATGAACCAGCTCAAGAAGCTCATCGCCGAGGGCGTCGATCCGGAACTCATCCAGGACACCGTCGACGAACTCGTCCCGCTCGTCCAGGGGATCACCGAGGACGACCGGTTTCAACCCGACGACCCCGAGGAACGCCCCGGCCTCGAGGACGGGAAACTGGCCGCCTACGCGGTCGAGAAACACACCGATCGAATGCAACAGATCACCGACGCGGCGGCGGAGATTCCGGACGTCGACGAACTGGTCGCACTCGAGGGCGACGACTGA
- a CDS encoding CaiB/BaiF CoA transferase family protein, producing MQLDSVRILDLSRLLPGPYATQLLADAGADVVKVEDTDAGDYARHMPPTTDRGVGALFDGVNRGKRSIALDLKSEDGRTAFYRLVEDADVVFEGFRPGVAARLEIDYETLVEYNEELVYCSLSGYGQTGPDAERAGHDLNYVGVAGLLDMTREDESMAPQLPGYQIGDLGGGLFAAFSIVGGLLSRELGNGGEYIDVAMTDVVASFSQTVAHEALTGDDPRPGETPLTGEQPWYDVYETADGRYVTLAALEPKFWTAFCEEVDREELVDAHGSEDPAELAAVREELEALFASRSRDAWLADLSEETMVGPVCTPAEALEHPQLEARGLIERPADAPPRIGFPARGSNVPEVHDESIPDQGEHTDELLASVGYDDAERAALRDADVIR from the coding sequence ATGCAGCTCGATTCCGTTCGAATCCTCGATCTGTCCCGTCTACTTCCGGGACCGTACGCGACGCAACTGCTCGCCGACGCCGGCGCGGACGTCGTCAAAGTCGAGGACACCGACGCGGGCGACTACGCACGGCACATGCCGCCGACCACCGATCGCGGCGTCGGCGCGCTCTTCGACGGCGTCAATCGCGGCAAGCGAAGCATCGCCCTCGATCTCAAGTCCGAGGACGGGCGGACCGCGTTCTACCGACTGGTCGAGGACGCCGACGTCGTCTTCGAGGGGTTTCGCCCCGGCGTCGCGGCCCGGCTCGAGATCGACTACGAGACGCTCGTCGAGTACAACGAGGAGCTGGTCTATTGCTCGCTGTCCGGCTACGGACAGACCGGGCCTGACGCCGAACGGGCGGGCCACGACCTCAACTACGTCGGGGTCGCGGGCCTGCTGGACATGACCCGCGAAGACGAGTCCATGGCACCGCAGCTCCCGGGCTACCAGATCGGCGACCTCGGAGGCGGGCTGTTCGCGGCCTTTTCGATCGTCGGCGGGCTGCTGTCGCGGGAGCTGGGTAACGGCGGCGAATACATCGACGTGGCCATGACCGACGTGGTCGCCTCCTTTTCCCAGACCGTTGCCCACGAGGCGCTTACCGGCGACGATCCCCGCCCCGGCGAGACCCCACTCACCGGGGAACAGCCCTGGTACGACGTGTACGAGACCGCTGACGGGCGATACGTGACTCTCGCTGCACTCGAGCCGAAGTTCTGGACCGCCTTCTGCGAGGAGGTCGACCGCGAGGAACTCGTCGACGCCCACGGGAGCGAGGACCCCGCCGAACTGGCCGCCGTCCGCGAGGAACTCGAGGCGCTGTTCGCCAGCCGCTCGCGGGACGCGTGGCTCGCGGATCTGAGCGAGGAGACGATGGTCGGGCCGGTGTGTACGCCGGCCGAAGCCCTCGAGCATCCCCAGCTCGAGGCCCGCGGACTGATCGAACGGCCCGCGGACGCGCCGCCGCGGATCGGCTTTCCCGCGAGAGGGTCGAACGTGCCGGAAGTACACGACGAATCGATCCCGGACCAGGGGGAACACACCGACGAACTGCTCGCGTCGGTGGGGTACGACGACGCCGAGCGAGCCGCCCTTCGGGACGCGGACGTCATCCGCTGA
- a CDS encoding long-chain fatty acid--CoA ligase has protein sequence MGVELTLDKLLERAVDLFPDRELVTKLPDGSTHRYTYADAGERINQLAGALDDLGLEAGDRVGVVATNHYRHFELYFGPACSERSIHMCNMRLPDHHFVHTIDDAEDRVIFVDPGLIGKVEANADDLETVEQYVVLDDEVPETSLEPVTDYESLLEGQPTAYDWPDIDEDAEYGMCHTSGTTGLPKGVPYSHRAMYLHSVMGGHVDANAIGERDTVLPVVPMFHANGWGIPYGATFVGAKQVFPSVHTDPESIARLIDEEGVTFSAAVPTIWLEMAEFLDENPEVDISNIDRLTVGGSAPPESLIRKYDEEYDAPILQGWGMTETSPLGTLSTLRKETAALPSDEQYEYRAKAGLPVPGMQTRVVDDDGDEVPADGETMGELQVRSPWVIDHYHNRPDENEQAFTEDGFLRTGDIATRDELGYIDVVDRDKDVIKSGGEWISSVQLENELIGHEDVTEATVIAVEHERWQERPLAIVVSRSGAELTADDLETHLSETFPSWWLPDSYEFIEEIPKTSTGKFDKKTLRDRFDVVLEAEDDEPAPQQ, from the coding sequence ATGGGTGTCGAGTTAACACTTGACAAGCTTCTCGAGCGGGCGGTCGACCTGTTCCCGGACCGGGAACTGGTGACGAAACTGCCCGACGGGAGCACGCACAGGTACACGTACGCCGACGCCGGCGAGCGGATCAACCAGCTCGCGGGCGCGCTCGACGACCTCGGTCTCGAGGCGGGCGATCGGGTCGGCGTCGTCGCGACGAACCACTACCGGCACTTCGAACTGTACTTCGGGCCGGCCTGCTCGGAGCGGTCGATCCACATGTGCAACATGCGGCTGCCCGATCACCACTTCGTCCACACGATCGACGACGCCGAGGACCGAGTGATCTTCGTCGATCCCGGTCTCATCGGGAAAGTGGAGGCCAACGCCGACGACCTCGAGACGGTCGAACAGTACGTCGTCCTCGACGACGAGGTCCCGGAGACGAGCCTCGAGCCGGTGACGGACTACGAGTCGCTGCTCGAGGGACAACCGACGGCGTACGACTGGCCCGACATCGACGAGGACGCGGAGTACGGCATGTGCCACACCTCGGGGACCACGGGGCTGCCCAAGGGCGTCCCCTACTCCCACCGAGCGATGTACCTGCACAGCGTCATGGGCGGCCACGTCGACGCGAACGCCATCGGCGAGCGCGACACCGTGCTCCCGGTGGTGCCGATGTTCCACGCCAACGGCTGGGGGATCCCCTACGGCGCGACGTTCGTCGGCGCGAAGCAGGTCTTCCCCTCGGTCCACACCGACCCCGAATCGATCGCCCGCCTGATCGACGAGGAGGGCGTGACGTTCTCGGCAGCGGTGCCGACGATCTGGCTCGAGATGGCCGAGTTCTTGGACGAGAACCCCGAGGTCGACATCTCGAACATCGATCGGCTGACGGTCGGGGGGAGCGCGCCGCCCGAATCGCTCATCCGGAAGTACGACGAGGAGTACGACGCGCCCATCCTCCAGGGCTGGGGGATGACCGAGACCTCGCCGCTTGGCACACTCAGTACGCTCCGGAAGGAGACCGCGGCGCTGCCCAGCGACGAACAGTACGAGTACCGTGCCAAGGCGGGGTTGCCCGTGCCGGGAATGCAGACTCGCGTCGTCGATGACGACGGAGACGAAGTCCCCGCCGACGGGGAGACGATGGGCGAGTTGCAGGTCCGCAGCCCCTGGGTGATCGATCACTATCACAATCGGCCGGACGAGAACGAGCAGGCCTTCACCGAGGACGGGTTCCTGCGGACCGGCGACATCGCCACGCGAGACGAACTGGGCTACATCGACGTCGTCGACCGCGACAAGGACGTGATCAAATCCGGCGGGGAGTGGATCTCGTCGGTCCAACTCGAGAACGAACTGATCGGCCACGAGGACGTCACCGAGGCCACCGTTATCGCGGTCGAGCACGAGCGCTGGCAGGAACGGCCGCTGGCCATCGTCGTTTCGAGATCGGGGGCGGAACTCACCGCGGACGACCTCGAGACCCACCTCTCGGAGACGTTCCCCTCGTGGTGGCTGCCCGATTCCTACGAGTTCATCGAGGAGATTCCGAAGACCTCGACCGGAAAGTTCGACAAGAAGACGCTGCGAGACCGGTTCGACGTGGTCCTCGAGGCCGAAGACGACGAGCCGGCACCACAACAGTAA